In the Arachis ipaensis cultivar K30076 chromosome B04, Araip1.1, whole genome shotgun sequence genome, ataattaataaatattaaataagataaattttgattattttttattaaattttttttgttattaaatattttcgTTAAatacgtgttttttttttttaccaaagataggagactcaaacccgcaacctcttaattgagtatggggagactatgccatttgagctattattcaTTGGCGAAAAAACTCATACGTTTTGTATTTATTAATAGTGGAAATTAATTATATATAGCTATCTTGTATTTCTGATTGAGTATCCAGTAGTCTTTATGAACACAGCACAAATGTGCGTTTTGGGGTTGGATATGAATCACTAATGCTTTGTCAATGTTCTGCAGGCATCGTCAGAATGGAAGAGTTCTTGGAAACAAATATCCTTACCTTGGAACATACATACAGTATGTTAAAATCAACACAACTCAACAAAGGCTCAATTTGGTCACTCAAAGTTTGAAGCGTGTTTaagtttcttaattttcaaatttactACTTAAATCCCTAAAATTATATTTCCTTAGTCATTTTAGTCTTTGATCGGTTAACAACAACAGTTTTGTTGATGTGCCATATCAGCTAACATGTTAGCATACAATGTAGCATTTCACATCACTGGCCAACACCAAGTTGACTgactataaaataaaattatttatgaaATAATTTCAGGTCTTAAAGGTTAATTTAAAATTCTGAGGATTACAGAAGAAACACATTTGCAATTTCGAAAACCAAGTTTAACCAACCTCTAAAAGGAAAAATGGAAGTAACATTTTGTTAACTAATGCAGGCACCAGGCACACAAGAGGAAGCAGCACGAGCCTATGACATAACAGCAATTGAGTACAGAGGAATTAATATTGTCACCAACTTTGATGTAAGTAATTACATAAAATGGTTGAAGCCTTCACACCAATACTCCCAACACCCTAAACTTGAGACTCAAGTACTACTAAATTCTCAAACACTTCTCCATCCAACTATTCTCCATCCATCTGTATttctataataatatttttttttcttctctcacATTTAGCATTTAAATTGATCCTACTTAAACTTTTATTCATATCAGCGAATACttgttttttttagaaaaaaaaattgcttCTCTTTACCTTTTACAAGTTTTCCTGTTTTGGCATAAGCATGAGAGAGAGTATGCAAAGGAAAATGGATTATTTAAGCAAAGAACACAATGTACGACTTTTCTTATATAAAAAATAGCAAAACAAAATAGATATATAACAGactatattttatctttttcactTGCCTACTTTTATTTGGGTATACACATAGCAGACTCTTACATAAAAGGAACACAATAACTTCAAACGCAAACACAAAAATGAAAATAGTCTAAGATTACACACATGAAAAAACCAACATCTAGAATTGTGACTTAAAAGATCCTCTTCAGCAACCTAAAAACATCTCCAACAAAAGCATTTCCCAGTGCTAACCCGGCAACAAGGCCACCCCCATATCCAATCAgaattaccatccaatacaattcAAAGAAAGATCCCGACTCAGAATCTTGATCGCCATCAGGTTCTTGCAATGGAAGCTTAGGATGATCTTCACATTTCTTCAACAATTGAAACCCGCATAAACCTTTGTTTCCCTCAAATGAATTATCTTGAAAAGTGGAAAATTGTCTATTTTCTGGGATTGGACCTGAGAGATTGTTGAAAGACACATTGAAGAAATCCAAAAATGTTAACTCTGTGAGTTGTTGGGGGATTTCCCCTGACAGGCTATTGGCAGAAAGGTCCAACACTTCAAGATTTGAAAGCTTTCCGAAGGAAGATGGGATGCTGCCGGTAAACATGTTATTGGACAAATTAAGCAAGACAAGCCTATTCAGACTTCCCATGATATCTGGAATCTCACCAGAAATTTTGTTACATGAAAGATCAATGGCTACCATGTAATGAAAGTATTGACGCCCAACATACTCCATGACAACCCCTTTGTTATGCATTGGAAATACAAACAAACTAAGGTCAACCCAAGAATGTTGCAATTGATAAACGTCGTCCTTGAACTGTACTTGGTGGCTTGTGTTGGAAAGTGTCATCGATTTGAAATTCTTGATTATTTCTGATGACAATTCTCCAGAAAACTCATTTTGAGAAAGATCAATGATACGAAGCTGAGGAAATGTGCATCTTAATGGACACTTTATAGCTCCGTGAAATTTATTATCACGTAAAAAAATAACCTTTAAATTAGGGAGAGATCCTAACCAAGAAGGAAATGAATCATTGAAATGGTTATGACTTACGTCAAGAAGCTCTAGCATTCTGCAATTGATAAATGATCTTGGTAATTGACCATATAACTTGTTTGAGCTAAAATCAATCAACTGAAGTGCATTTTCTTTCGCATAATTTTGAGGAATATTACCTATCAATTTGTTTCCTGCGAGCCTCAAAATGTGAAGAGATCGGCTAAAGCTTCCTAAACATGATGGAATCATGCCAACTAAATTGTTGGAAGATAAATCAAGTACCACAAGTGACTGCAGGTTGCATATGGAGGGGGGTATTTCTCCCATCAATAGGTTGTTGGAAATATCCAAACTCTGAAGAGTTGTTTTGTTCCATAACCAACTCGGTATTGTCTTTATGCTGTTGTTTGATAGGTAAAGATCAGTCAACTCTTGCAAGTGCTGtataaaattgggaaaatgaaCTAAGTTGCATGACCTTAAATCCAAAAATTGAATTTGAGAAGGAAATGTTACAATGGAAGTGTTGTTCCCTTCAAGAAAAGACAATTTGTTGCCTCCGCCTAAACCAAGTACAGTAAGCTTTTTGAGCTTTGAAAGCATTTCAAGCTCGATCTGTCCTTCCAACACATTACCAGATAGATCAAGAACTGTAAGATTCTCTAACTTGAAGAGGAAATATGGAATTTCACCTTGAAGNNNNNNNNNNNNNNNNNNNNNNNNNNNNNNNNNNNNNNNNNNNNNNNNNNNNNNNNNNNNNNNNNNNNNNNNNNNNNNNNNNNNNNNNNNNNNNNNNNNNNNNNNNNNNNNNNNNNNNNNNNNNNNNNNNNNNNNNNNNNNNNNNNNNNNNNNNNNNNNNNNNNNNNNNNNNNNNNNNNNNNNNNNNNNNNNNNNNNNNNNNNNNNNNNNNNNNNNNNNNNNNNNNNNNNNNNNNNNNNNNNNNNNNNNNNNNNNNNNNNNNNNNNNNNNNNNNNNNNNNNNNNNNNNNNNNNNNNNNNNNNNNNNNNNNNNNNNNNNNNNNNNNNNNNNNNNNNNNNNNNNNNNNNNNNNNNNNNNNNNNNNNNNNNNNNNNNNNNNNNNNNNNNNNNNNNNNNNNNNNNNNNNNNNNNNNNNNNNNNNNNNNNNNNNNNNNNNNNNNNNNNNNNNNNNNNNNNNNNNNNNNNNNNNNNNNNNNNNNNNNNNNNNNNNNNNNNNNNNNNNNNNNNNNNNNNNNNNNNNNNNNNNNNNNNNNNNNNNNNNNNNNNNNNNNNNNNNNNNNNNNNNNNNNNNNNNNNNNNNNNNNNNNNNNNNNNNNNNNNNNNNNNNNNNNNNNNNNNNNNNNNNNNNNNNNNNNNNNNNNNNNNNNNNNNNNNNNNNNNNNNNNNNNNNNNNNNNNNNNNNNNNNNNNNNNNNNNNNNNNNNNNNNNNNNNNNNNNNNNNNNNNNNNNNNNNNNNNNNNNNNNNNNNNNNNNNNNNNNNNNNNNNNNNNNNNNNNNNNNNNNNNNNNNNNNNNNNNNNNNNNNNNNNNNNNNNNNNNNNNNNNNNNNNNNNNNNNNNNNNNNNNNNNNNNNNNNNNNNNNNNNNNNNNNNNNNNNNNNNNNNNNNNNNNNNNNNNNNNNNNNNNNNNNNNNNNNNNNNNNNNNNNNNNNNNNNNNNNNNNNNNNNNNNNNNNNNNNNNNNNNNNNNNNNNNNNNNNNNNNNNNNNNNNNNNNNNNNNNNNNNNNNNNNNNNNNNNNNNNNNNNNNNNNNNNNNNNNNNNNNNNNNNNNNNNNNNNNNNNNNNNNNNNNNNNNNNNNNNNNNNNNNNNNNNNNNNNNNNNNNNNNNNNNNNNNNNNNNNNNNNNNNNNNNNNNNNNNNNNNNNNNNNNAAACATCTCCAGCAAAAGCATTTCCCAGTGCTAACCCAGCAACAAGGCCACCCCCATATCCAATTagaataaccatccaattaaattcaaagaaAGATCCTGACTCAGAGTCTTGATCACCATCAGGTATTGTTGGTAGTGGAAGCTTAGAACGATCTTCACATTTGTTCAGCAATTGAA is a window encoding:
- the LOC107635297 gene encoding receptor-like protein 12 isoform X3, translating into MNLTTLNHLDLHDNNLQGEIPYFLFKLENLTVLDLSGNVLEGQIELEMLSKLKKLTVLGLGGGNKLSFLEGNNTSIVTFPSQIQFLDLRSCNLVHFPNFIQHLQELTDLYLSNNSIKTIPSWLWNKTTLQSLDISNNLLMGEIPPSICNLQSLVVLDLSSNNLVGMIPSCLGSFSRSLHILRLAGNKLIGNIPQNYAKENALQLIDFSSNKLYGQLPRSFINCRMLELLDVSHNHFNDSFPSWLGSLPNLKVIFLRDNKFHGAIKCPLRCTFPQLRIIDLSQNEFSGELSSEIIKNFKSMTLSNTSHQVQFKDDVYQLQHSWVDLSLFVFPMHNKGVVMEYVGRQYFHYMVAIDLSCNKISGEIPDIMGSLNRLVLLNLSNNMFTGSIPSSFGKLSNLEVLDLSANSLSGEIPQQLTELTFLDFFNVSFNNLSGPIPENRQFSTFQDNSFEGNKGLCGFQLLKKCEDHPKLPLQEPDGDQDSESGSFFELYWMVILIGYGGGLVAGLALGNAFVGDVFRLLKRIF
- the LOC107635297 gene encoding receptor-like protein 12 isoform X1, producing MFLKLTRLNDLDLSLNKLSLLSQNRAVNVTILPPIQWLGLSRCNLNGEIPTWLMNLTTLNHLDLHDNNLQGEIPYFLFKLENLTVLDLSGNVLEGQIELEMLSKLKKLTVLGLGGGNKLSFLEGNNTSIVTFPSQIQFLDLRSCNLVHFPNFIQHLQELTDLYLSNNSIKTIPSWLWNKTTLQSLDISNNLLMGEIPPSICNLQSLVVLDLSSNNLVGMIPSCLGSFSRSLHILRLAGNKLIGNIPQNYAKENALQLIDFSSNKLYGQLPRSFINCRMLELLDVSHNHFNDSFPSWLGSLPNLKVIFLRDNKFHGAIKCPLRCTFPQLRIIDLSQNEFSGELSSEIIKNFKSMTLSNTSHQVQFKDDVYQLQHSWVDLSLFVFPMHNKGVVMEYVGRQYFHYMVAIDLSCNKISGEIPDIMGSLNRLVLLNLSNNMFTGSIPSSFGKLSNLEVLDLSANSLSGEIPQQLTELTFLDFFNVSFNNLSGPIPENRQFSTFQDNSFEGNKGLCGFQLLKKCEDHPKLPLQEPDGDQDSESGSFFELYWMVILIGYGGGLVAGLALGNAFVGDVFRLLKRIF
- the LOC107635297 gene encoding receptor-like protein 12 isoform X2, translating into MFLKLTRLNDLDLSLNKLSLLSQNRAVNVTILPPIQWLGLSRCNLNGEIPTWLMNLTTLNHLDLHDNNLQGEIPYFLFKLENLTVLDLSGNVLEGQIELEMLSKLKKLTVLGLGGGNKLSFLEGNNTSIHLQELTDLYLSNNSIKTIPSWLWNKTTLQSLDISNNLLMGEIPPSICNLQSLVVLDLSSNNLVGMIPSCLGSFSRSLHILRLAGNKLIGNIPQNYAKENALQLIDFSSNKLYGQLPRSFINCRMLELLDVSHNHFNDSFPSWLGSLPNLKVIFLRDNKFHGAIKCPLRCTFPQLRIIDLSQNEFSGELSSEIIKNFKSMTLSNTSHQVQFKDDVYQLQHSWVDLSLFVFPMHNKGVVMEYVGRQYFHYMVAIDLSCNKISGEIPDIMGSLNRLVLLNLSNNMFTGSIPSSFGKLSNLEVLDLSANSLSGEIPQQLTELTFLDFFNVSFNNLSGPIPENRQFSTFQDNSFEGNKGLCGFQLLKKCEDHPKLPLQEPDGDQDSESGSFFELYWMVILIGYGGGLVAGLALGNAFVGDVFRLLKRIF